One genomic window of Pseudoxanthomonas sp. includes the following:
- a CDS encoding roadblock/LC7 domain-containing protein, protein MIDGLPAQQRDLVQAHLQAFASEVGGVRSAVVASVDGFAIAVANGAPGSGERLAAMTSSMLALAAAVGRELALGELESLMAEASAGKVLMLAIPAPVPLLLMAACERRILTGNVLWAARACSRRIADDLRGT, encoded by the coding sequence ATGATTGATGGATTGCCCGCGCAGCAGCGCGACCTGGTCCAGGCACACCTGCAGGCCTTCGCCAGCGAGGTCGGCGGCGTGCGCAGCGCGGTGGTCGCCAGCGTGGACGGCTTTGCCATCGCGGTCGCCAATGGCGCGCCCGGCAGCGGCGAACGCCTGGCGGCGATGACCAGTTCGATGCTGGCCCTGGCCGCGGCGGTCGGGCGCGAGCTGGCGCTGGGCGAGCTGGAATCACTGATGGCCGAAGCCAGCGCAGGCAAGGTCCTGATGCTGGCCATCCCGGCCCCGGTCCCGCTGCTGCTGATGGCGGCCTGCGAGCGCCGGATCCTCACCGGCAACGTGCTGTGGGCCGCCCGCGCCTGCAGCCGGCGCATCGCCGACGACCTCCGAGGCACATGA